Proteins encoded together in one Pseudomonas sp. ADAK13 window:
- a CDS encoding twin-arginine translocation pathway signal protein: MNPSLTESPALSRRGVLKIGLCASAFLATAGLGASLSGCSSSTPASGFAMLRSSDLPFLRAVIPVLLEGVASADVVVAGIDDTLKKLDFSLQHLSPEMFKLTQQLFDVLGMAITRGPLTGVWGSWENASSEQIRNFLHRWENSYLNLLRMGQGSLLKLVIMAWYFRPESWAHCGYPGPPKI; the protein is encoded by the coding sequence ATGAACCCTAGCCTGACTGAATCACCCGCGCTGTCACGGCGCGGCGTACTGAAAATCGGCCTGTGCGCCAGCGCCTTCCTGGCCACCGCCGGGCTGGGCGCCAGCCTCAGCGGCTGCTCCAGCAGCACCCCGGCCAGCGGCTTTGCGATGTTGCGCAGCAGCGACCTGCCGTTTTTGCGGGCGGTGATCCCGGTGCTGCTGGAAGGCGTGGCCAGCGCCGACGTGGTGGTGGCCGGCATCGACGACACCCTGAAAAAACTCGATTTCAGCCTGCAACACCTGTCGCCGGAGATGTTCAAGCTCACCCAGCAACTGTTCGACGTGTTGGGCATGGCCATCACCCGCGGGCCGCTGACCGGCGTGTGGGGAAGCTGGGAAAACGCCAGCAGCGAGCAGATCCGCAACTTCCTGCACCGCTGGGAAAACAGCTACCTGAACCTGCTCCGCATGGGCCAGGGCTCGTTGCTCAAGCTGGTGATCATGGCCTGGTATTTCCGCCCCGAGTCCTGGGCGCATTGCGGTTACCCCGGCCCACCGAAAATCTGA
- a CDS encoding coniferyl aldehyde dehydrogenase has product MSANVAYLQDSQALDQLQDLFDAQRRAYAANPMPPAAQRQQWLKALRDLLSDERQALINAISSDFSHRSADETLFAELMPSLHGIHYASKHLKGWMKPSRRAVGIAFQPASAKVIYQPLGVVGVIVPWNYPLYLAIGPLVGALAAGNRVMLKLSESTPATGQLLKALLAKIFPEDLVCVVLGEAEVGMAFSKLRFDHLLFTGATSIGKHVMRAAAEHLTPVTLELGGKSPAIVSADVPLKDAAERIAFGKALNAGQTCVAPDYVLVPEDRVDGFVEAYSKAVRGFYPTLADNPDYTAIINERQLARLNGYVKDATDKGATLIPLYDQGQDRRMAHSLLLNVSDDMTVMQDEIFGPVLPIVPYRGLDQAFAYINERPRPLALYYFGYNKGEQNRVVHETHSGGVCLNDTLLHVAQDDMPFGGIGPSGMGHYHGHEGFLTFSKAKGVLIKQRLNAAKLIYPPYGKSIQKLIQKLFVR; this is encoded by the coding sequence ATGTCTGCCAACGTTGCCTACCTGCAAGATTCCCAGGCGCTGGACCAGCTCCAGGACCTGTTCGACGCTCAACGCCGGGCCTACGCGGCCAACCCGATGCCGCCGGCGGCCCAGCGCCAGCAATGGCTCAAGGCCTTGCGCGACCTGCTGAGCGATGAGCGCCAGGCGCTGATCAACGCCATCAGCAGTGACTTCAGCCACCGCAGCGCCGACGAAACCCTGTTCGCCGAGCTGATGCCCAGCCTGCATGGCATTCACTACGCCAGCAAACACCTCAAGGGCTGGATGAAACCTTCCCGTCGCGCTGTAGGCATTGCCTTCCAACCCGCGTCCGCCAAGGTCATCTATCAACCGCTGGGGGTGGTCGGGGTGATCGTGCCCTGGAACTACCCGTTGTACCTGGCCATCGGCCCGCTGGTGGGCGCCTTGGCGGCCGGCAATCGGGTGATGCTCAAGCTCAGCGAATCCACCCCCGCCACCGGTCAATTGCTCAAGGCGCTGCTGGCAAAAATCTTCCCGGAAGACCTGGTGTGCGTGGTGCTCGGTGAGGCGGAAGTGGGCATGGCGTTCTCCAAACTGCGCTTCGACCACCTGCTGTTCACCGGCGCCACCAGCATCGGCAAGCACGTGATGCGCGCGGCGGCTGAACACCTGACGCCGGTGACCCTGGAACTGGGCGGCAAATCACCGGCGATTGTTTCCGCCGACGTGCCGCTCAAGGACGCCGCCGAACGCATCGCCTTCGGCAAGGCGCTGAATGCCGGACAGACCTGCGTAGCGCCGGACTACGTGCTGGTGCCGGAAGACCGGGTCGACGGTTTCGTCGAGGCCTACAGCAAGGCAGTTCGCGGGTTTTATCCCACCCTGGCCGACAACCCTGACTACACCGCGATCATCAACGAACGACAACTGGCCCGGCTCAACGGCTACGTGAAAGACGCCACCGACAAGGGCGCCACCCTGATCCCACTGTACGACCAGGGCCAGGACCGGCGCATGGCCCACAGCCTGCTGCTGAATGTCAGCGACGACATGACCGTGATGCAGGACGAAATCTTTGGCCCGGTGTTGCCGATCGTTCCGTATCGCGGCCTCGACCAGGCTTTCGCCTACATCAATGAGCGTCCTCGCCCACTGGCGCTGTATTACTTCGGCTACAACAAGGGCGAACAGAATCGCGTAGTGCACGAGACCCATTCCGGCGGCGTGTGCCTGAACGACACCCTGCTGCACGTGGCCCAGGACGACATGCCGTTCGGCGGCATCGGCCCGTCGGGCATGGGCCACTACCACGGCCATGAAGGCTTCCTGACCTTCAGCAAGGCCAAGGGTGTGCTGATCAAGCAGCGCCTGAACGCGGCCAAGCTGATTTACCCGCCTTACGGCAAATCCATCCAGAAGCTGATCCAGAAGCTGTTCGTCCGCTAA
- a CDS encoding TetR/AcrR family transcriptional regulator, producing the protein MAPRVKTSERIVQTSLELFNQQGERSVSTNHIAAHMEISPGNLYYHFPNKQAIIAVLFREYEALVDSFLRPPQGRAVTVEDKRFYLQAVLAGMWRYRFLHRDLEHLLESDPELATGYRRFSQRCLIQGAAIYQGFVDAGILNMDPVQTEALTLNAWIILTSWVRFLCTTNEKSTHLSAEAIKRGVYQVLVLEAGFITPKARDAVDALFKEFYVPLNQALEEVK; encoded by the coding sequence ATGGCACCACGAGTCAAGACCAGCGAGCGCATTGTGCAAACCAGCCTGGAGCTGTTTAACCAGCAGGGCGAGCGCAGTGTCAGCACCAACCATATCGCTGCCCATATGGAAATTTCCCCGGGCAACCTGTACTACCACTTCCCCAACAAGCAGGCGATTATCGCGGTGCTGTTTCGTGAGTACGAAGCGTTGGTGGACAGCTTCCTGCGCCCGCCCCAGGGCCGCGCGGTGACGGTGGAAGACAAGCGCTTCTACCTGCAGGCGGTGCTCGCCGGCATGTGGCGCTACCGTTTTCTGCACCGCGACCTCGAACACCTGCTGGAAAGCGACCCGGAACTGGCCACTGGCTACCGGCGGTTTTCCCAGCGGTGCCTGATCCAGGGCGCCGCCATCTATCAGGGATTTGTCGACGCGGGCATCCTGAACATGGACCCGGTGCAAACCGAAGCCCTGACCCTCAACGCCTGGATCATCCTCACGTCGTGGGTGCGTTTCCTGTGCACCACCAATGAAAAGTCCACCCACCTGAGCGCCGAGGCGATCAAGCGCGGTGTGTACCAGGTGCTGGTGCTGGAGGCCGGGTTTATCACGCCCAAGGCCAGGGACGCGGTGGATGCGCTGTTCAAAGAGTTTTACGTGCCGTTGAATCAGGCGCTGGAAGAAGTGAAGTAG
- a CDS encoding sulfurtransferase translates to MPLAQLISPQQLAERQKAGGLVILDCRFALEDPDYGLCSYAEGHIEGAQYADLERHLSGPVTKGVTGRHPLPAPDAFIQQLRAWGVNADSDIVLYDDGPGAYAARAWWLLAWLGKRDGVFILDGGLKAWHAAGFPLSLDAPVIEPGTFSGTPDNHLLLDAEHLQKRLGQPGLTLIDARAQPRFRGEVEPIDPVAGHIPGAQCAAFNENLGSDGRFLPAEQLKQRFAAKLQDRSPDDLVAYCGSGVTACHNLFALCLAGYPLGKLYAGSWSEWITDPTREVATGD, encoded by the coding sequence ATGCCGCTTGCCCAACTGATCAGCCCCCAGCAACTGGCCGAGCGCCAGAAGGCCGGCGGGCTGGTGATCCTTGATTGCCGCTTTGCCCTGGAAGACCCGGATTACGGCCTGTGCAGCTACGCCGAAGGGCATATCGAAGGGGCGCAGTATGCGGATTTGGAGCGCCACCTCAGCGGGCCGGTCACCAAGGGCGTGACCGGTCGCCATCCGCTGCCGGCGCCGGATGCGTTTATCCAGCAACTGCGGGCATGGGGCGTTAACGCCGACAGCGATATCGTTTTATATGACGACGGCCCCGGTGCCTACGCCGCCCGCGCCTGGTGGCTGCTGGCCTGGCTGGGCAAGCGCGACGGGGTGTTCATCCTCGATGGCGGCCTGAAAGCCTGGCACGCGGCGGGCTTCCCCCTGAGCCTGGACGCGCCGGTGATCGAGCCCGGGACCTTCAGCGGCACGCCGGACAACCACTTGCTACTGGACGCCGAACACCTGCAAAAACGCCTCGGCCAGCCCGGCCTGACCCTGATCGACGCCCGCGCCCAGCCGCGCTTTCGCGGTGAAGTGGAGCCGATTGACCCGGTTGCCGGGCATATCCCGGGCGCCCAATGTGCGGCGTTCAATGAAAACCTCGGCAGCGACGGTCGTTTCCTGCCGGCCGAGCAGCTCAAGCAACGCTTCGCCGCCAAGCTGCAGGACCGCTCGCCGGATGACCTGGTGGCGTACTGCGGTTCGGGCGTGACCGCCTGCCATAACCTGTTCGCCCTGTGCCTGGCGGGTTACCCGTTGGGCAAGTTGTACGCGGGGTCGTGGAGCGAGTGGATTACTGATCCAACGCGGGAAGTTGCAACCGGCGACTGA
- a CDS encoding hydrolase, whose amino-acid sequence MSKTPDRFTPAFGLGNPHLQTLWGPLWRKTTHIERQRERLWLADGDFLDLDWHGPHDATTPLVLVLHGLTGSSNSPYVAGLQKALAAQGWASVALNWRGCSGEPNLLARSYHSGASEDLAETIAHLRAKRPLAPLYAVGYSLGGNVLLKHLGETGEASGLQGAAAVSVPFRLDQCADRIGLGFSRVYQKHFMREMLAYIRVKQSRFLKDGHEAGLKALADLGSLEKMRTFWDFDGRVTAPLNGFLNAEDYYRRASSRYYLGTIRTPTLIIQAADDPFVFAHSLPEASELSDCTEFELLAKGGHVGFVDGTLKQPTYYLERRIPEWLLTQRR is encoded by the coding sequence GTGTCAAAAACGCCCGACCGCTTCACCCCCGCCTTCGGCCTCGGCAACCCGCACCTGCAAACGTTGTGGGGGCCGCTGTGGCGCAAAACCACGCACATCGAACGCCAGCGCGAACGACTGTGGCTGGCCGACGGCGACTTTCTCGACCTCGACTGGCATGGGCCGCATGACGCGACCACCCCGTTGGTGCTGGTCCTGCATGGTCTGACCGGCTCCTCCAACTCACCTTACGTGGCCGGCCTGCAAAAAGCCCTGGCGGCTCAGGGATGGGCCAGCGTCGCGCTGAACTGGCGTGGCTGTTCCGGCGAGCCCAACCTGCTCGCCCGCAGCTACCATTCCGGCGCAAGTGAAGACCTGGCCGAAACCATCGCTCACCTGCGGGCCAAGCGCCCGCTGGCGCCGCTCTATGCGGTGGGTTATTCACTGGGCGGCAATGTGCTGCTCAAGCACCTGGGGGAAACCGGCGAAGCCTCCGGGCTGCAAGGCGCGGCAGCGGTGTCGGTGCCGTTTCGTCTGGACCAGTGCGCCGATCGCATTGGTCTCGGCTTTTCACGGGTTTACCAGAAGCATTTCATGCGCGAAATGCTGGCTTATATCCGCGTCAAACAGAGCCGGTTTCTAAAGGATGGCCACGAAGCGGGCCTGAAAGCCCTGGCCGACCTGGGCTCGCTGGAGAAGATGCGTACATTCTGGGACTTTGACGGCCGGGTCACCGCGCCGCTGAACGGTTTCCTGAATGCCGAGGACTACTACCGCCGCGCCTCCAGCCGCTATTACCTGGGGACCATTCGCACGCCAACCCTGATCATCCAGGCCGCGGACGATCCGTTCGTGTTCGCCCACAGCCTGCCCGAGGCGAGCGAACTGTCGGATTGCACCGAGTTCGAATTGCTGGCCAAGGGCGGGCATGTCGGGTTTGTGGATGGCACGTTGAAGCAGCCAACTTACTACCTGGAGCGGCGAATCCCAGAGTGGCTACTGACACAACGCCGATAA
- the rsmD gene encoding 16S rRNA (guanine(966)-N(2))-methyltransferase RsmD → MARPSRPKKPVHNVHNGVGQLRIIGGEWGSRKLSFPDVVGLRPTPDRVRETLFNWLAPYIAGAKVLDPFAGSGALFLESLSRGAALGQALDASNVAVASLKEHLGTLRCTTGQVQTADALRYLETQEAREFDVVFLDPPFNQNLLPPVCALLEERQWLAPDAWIYTESETAPSTLGLPGTWRLHREQKSGRVYYALWQRTTSGAV, encoded by the coding sequence ATGGCCCGTCCATCCCGTCCCAAAAAACCTGTCCACAACGTTCATAACGGTGTAGGCCAACTGCGCATCATTGGTGGTGAATGGGGCAGCCGCAAACTGAGCTTCCCCGACGTCGTGGGCCTGCGCCCGACGCCGGACCGCGTGCGTGAAACCCTGTTCAACTGGCTCGCGCCGTACATCGCCGGGGCCAAGGTGCTGGACCCGTTCGCGGGCAGCGGCGCGCTGTTCCTGGAGTCGTTGTCCCGTGGTGCCGCATTGGGCCAGGCGCTGGATGCCAGCAATGTGGCGGTGGCCAGCCTCAAGGAACACTTGGGCACCCTGCGTTGCACCACCGGGCAAGTGCAGACGGCCGACGCCCTGCGCTACCTGGAAACCCAGGAAGCCCGTGAGTTTGACGTGGTATTCCTCGATCCGCCGTTTAACCAGAACCTGCTGCCGCCGGTATGTGCGCTGCTGGAAGAGCGTCAGTGGTTGGCGCCGGATGCCTGGATCTACACTGAAAGCGAGACGGCACCGTCAACGCTGGGCCTGCCGGGCACGTGGCGCCTGCACCGGGAGCAGAAATCCGGGCGGGTGTATTACGCGTTGTGGCAACGTACGACGTCGGGCGCCGTATAA
- a CDS encoding M16 family metallopeptidase — protein sequence MSERKNNRLVLPGLIVVTLAAACAVYFLRPSESVASQALEQAKSANKLQSLAELDDKAPTNRKLDVQTWTTAEGAKVLFVEAHELPMFDMRILFAAGSSQDGNTPGLALLTNAMLNEGVPGKDVSQIAAGFDGLGADFSNGAYRDMALVSLRSLSASDKRDAALSLFDDVIGKPTFPADSLARIKNQLLAGFEYQKQNPGKLASIELFKQLYGDHPYAHPSEGNAESVPKVTLAQLKDFHAKAYAAGNAVISVVGDLTRAEAEAMTAKVSASLPKGPALAKIAQPVEPKAGTTHIEFPSKQTTLLLAQLGIDRADPDYAALSLGNQILGGGGFGTRLMSEVREKRGLTYGVYSGFSPMQVRGPFMINLQTRAEMSAGTLRLVQDVLADYLKTGPTQKELDDAKRELAGSFPLSTASNADIVGQLGAMGFYNLPLSYLEDFMKQSQALTVDQVKAALNKHLSADKMVIVTAGPTIAQKPLPPPTDKPAEQPLGVPEH from the coding sequence ATGAGTGAACGTAAAAACAACCGCCTGGTGCTGCCCGGCCTGATCGTGGTCACCCTGGCTGCCGCGTGCGCGGTGTATTTCCTGCGCCCCAGCGAATCGGTCGCCAGCCAGGCGCTGGAACAGGCCAAGTCGGCCAACAAACTGCAGTCTTTGGCTGAACTGGACGACAAGGCACCGACCAACCGCAAGCTCGACGTGCAAACCTGGACCACCGCCGAAGGCGCCAAGGTGCTGTTCGTCGAAGCCCATGAGCTGCCGATGTTCGACATGCGCATCCTGTTTGCCGCCGGCAGCAGCCAGGACGGCAACACCCCGGGCCTCGCGTTGTTGACCAACGCCATGCTCAACGAAGGCGTGCCGGGCAAGGACGTCAGCCAGATTGCCGCCGGTTTCGACGGCCTGGGCGCTGATTTCAGCAACGGTGCTTACCGCGACATGGCGCTGGTTTCCCTGCGCAGCCTGAGTGCCAGCGACAAGCGCGATGCGGCCCTTTCCCTATTCGACGACGTGATCGGCAAGCCGACCTTCCCGGCCGACTCCCTGGCGCGGATCAAGAACCAGCTGCTGGCCGGCTTTGAATACCAGAAGCAAAACCCCGGCAAACTGGCGAGCATCGAGCTGTTCAAACAGCTCTATGGCGACCACCCTTACGCCCATCCGAGCGAAGGCAACGCCGAGAGCGTGCCGAAGGTGACCCTCGCGCAGTTGAAGGACTTCCACGCCAAGGCCTACGCCGCCGGCAACGCCGTGATTTCTGTGGTCGGCGATCTGACCCGCGCCGAAGCCGAAGCCATGACCGCCAAGGTGTCCGCGTCCCTGCCTAAAGGCCCGGCGCTGGCGAAGATCGCCCAACCGGTGGAACCAAAGGCTGGGACGACGCATATCGAGTTCCCGTCCAAGCAGACAACGCTGCTGCTGGCGCAACTGGGCATCGACCGCGCCGACCCGGACTACGCCGCGCTGTCCCTGGGCAACCAGATCCTCGGCGGCGGTGGCTTCGGTACCCGCTTGATGAGCGAAGTCCGCGAGAAACGCGGCCTGACCTACGGCGTATACTCCGGCTTTTCGCCGATGCAAGTGCGTGGCCCGTTCATGATCAACCTGCAAACCCGCGCCGAAATGAGCGCCGGTACGCTGCGATTGGTGCAGGACGTGCTGGCCGACTACCTCAAGACCGGCCCGACACAAAAGGAGCTCGACGACGCCAAGCGTGAGCTGGCCGGCAGCTTCCCGCTTTCCACCGCGAGCAACGCCGATATCGTCGGGCAGCTGGGCGCCATGGGTTTCTACAACCTGCCGCTGAGCTACCTGGAAGATTTCATGAAACAATCCCAGGCGCTGACCGTAGATCAGGTCAAAGCTGCTTTGAACAAACATTTGAGTGCCGACAAGATGGTCATCGTGACCGCCGGCCCGACGATTGCGCAAAAGCCACTACCGCCCCCCACTGATAAACCCGCCGAGCAGCCGCTCGGGGTTCCGGAGCATTAA
- a CDS encoding M16 family metallopeptidase → MNALARRAAGLLLSTVCLPLSALAADPQPSHEFTLDNGLKVVVREDHRAPVVVSQVWYKVGSSYETPGQTGLSHALEHMMFKGSAKVGPGEASLILRDLGAEENAFTSDDYTAYYQVLARDRLGVAFELEADRMASLRLPADEFSREIEVIKEERRMRTDDNPMSKAYERFKAMAYPASGYHTPTIGWMADLDRMKVEELRHWYQSWYVPNNATLVVVGDVTPDEVKALAQRYFGPIPKRDVPPAKIPLELAEPGERLLTLHVQTKLPSVILGFNVPSLATTEDKRSVNALRLISALLDGGYSARISTQLERGEELVSGGSSSYDAYTRGDSLFTLTATPNLQKKKTVAQAEAGLWRLLDELKAKPPSAEELERIRAQVIAGVVYQRDSITSQATAIGSLETVGLSWKLMDTELAELQSVTAEDIQKAARTYFTRERLSVAHVLPEETAHE, encoded by the coding sequence ATGAATGCTCTAGCCCGCCGCGCCGCAGGCCTGCTGCTCAGCACAGTTTGTCTGCCCCTTTCAGCTTTGGCTGCCGACCCACAACCCAGCCACGAATTCACCCTGGACAACGGCCTCAAGGTCGTCGTGCGCGAAGACCATCGCGCCCCGGTGGTGGTTTCCCAGGTCTGGTACAAGGTTGGTTCGAGCTACGAAACCCCGGGCCAGACCGGTTTGTCCCACGCCCTGGAGCACATGATGTTCAAGGGCAGCGCCAAAGTCGGCCCCGGCGAAGCCTCGTTGATCCTGCGGGACCTGGGCGCCGAGGAAAACGCCTTCACCAGCGATGACTACACCGCCTATTACCAGGTACTCGCCCGCGACCGCCTGGGCGTTGCCTTCGAGCTGGAAGCCGACCGCATGGCCAGCCTGCGCCTGCCGGCCGACGAGTTCAGCCGCGAGATCGAGGTGATCAAGGAAGAGCGCCGCATGCGCACCGACGACAACCCGATGTCCAAGGCCTACGAGCGCTTCAAGGCCATGGCCTACCCGGCCAGCGGTTACCACACGCCGACCATCGGCTGGATGGCCGACCTGGACCGCATGAAGGTGGAAGAACTGCGCCACTGGTACCAATCCTGGTACGTGCCGAACAACGCCACCCTGGTGGTGGTCGGCGACGTGACCCCGGACGAAGTCAAAGCCCTGGCCCAGCGTTACTTCGGCCCGATCCCCAAGCGCGACGTGCCACCGGCGAAAATTCCCCTGGAGCTGGCCGAGCCCGGCGAACGCCTGCTGACCCTGCATGTCCAGACCAAACTGCCGAGCGTGATCCTCGGATTCAACGTGCCGAGCCTCGCCACCACTGAAGACAAACGCTCGGTCAATGCCCTGCGCCTGATCTCGGCCCTGTTGGACGGCGGCTACAGCGCGCGCATTTCGACGCAACTGGAGCGCGGTGAAGAACTGGTGTCCGGCGGTTCGTCGAGCTACGACGCCTACACCCGTGGTGACAGCCTGTTTACCCTGACCGCCACACCGAACCTGCAAAAGAAAAAGACCGTCGCCCAGGCTGAAGCCGGCCTGTGGCGCCTGCTGGACGAACTGAAGGCCAAGCCACCGAGCGCTGAAGAACTGGAGCGGATTCGCGCCCAGGTCATCGCCGGCGTGGTTTACCAGCGCGACTCGATCACCAGCCAGGCCACCGCCATCGGCTCCCTGGAGACGGTCGGCCTGTCCTGGAAACTCATGGACACGGAGCTGGCCGAGTTGCAAAGCGTCACCGCCGAAGACATCCAGAAAGCTGCACGCACCTACTTCACCCGCGAACGTCTCAGCGTCGCCCATGTTTTGCCTGAGGAGACCGCTCATGAGTGA
- the ftsY gene encoding signal recognition particle-docking protein FtsY: MFGSNDDKKTPAAAGEKKGLFGWLRKKPQETVAEQPQVQAEPIPESLVEAEPVAETPAPVVLPMAEPVLQPVVEPEPELEPEPAPEPEHKPWLVLPVAEEPVALVEDEQAEHVAPPIPAVVEPVAVVVQAPPVVEVPAPAVAEPVPVVVAAPAVIEAPAAPAETGKTGFFARLKQGLSKTSASIGEGMASLFLGKKTIDDELLEDIETRLLTADVGVEATAVIIQSLTQKVARKQLTDADALYKSLQAELANMLKPVEAPLVIDTQKKPFVILVVGVNGAGKTTTIGKLAKKLQLEGKKVMLAAGDTFRAAAVEQLQVWGERNKIPVIAQHTGADSASVIFDAVQAAKARNIDVLIADTAGRLHTKDNLMEELKKVRRVIGKLDADAPHEVLLVLDAGTGQNAISQAKQFHQTVQLTGLALTKLDGTAKGGVIFALAKQFGLPIRYIGVGEGIDDLRTFEAEPFVQALFAERERS; this comes from the coding sequence ATGTTTGGTTCCAACGACGACAAGAAGACCCCAGCTGCGGCTGGCGAGAAAAAAGGCCTGTTCGGATGGCTGCGCAAAAAGCCGCAGGAAACCGTCGCCGAACAGCCGCAGGTTCAAGCAGAACCGATCCCTGAATCCCTGGTAGAAGCCGAACCGGTTGCCGAAACGCCGGCCCCGGTGGTGTTGCCGATGGCCGAGCCGGTGCTGCAGCCGGTGGTCGAGCCAGAGCCAGAGCTGGAACCAGAACCTGCGCCCGAGCCTGAGCACAAACCGTGGCTGGTTTTGCCGGTGGCGGAAGAACCCGTGGCATTGGTTGAAGACGAGCAAGCCGAGCACGTGGCGCCGCCGATTCCGGCTGTCGTGGAGCCCGTGGCCGTCGTGGTGCAAGCGCCGCCAGTGGTTGAGGTGCCTGCACCGGCAGTTGCCGAGCCGGTTCCGGTCGTTGTCGCAGCACCTGCGGTTATCGAAGCACCTGCTGCCCCCGCCGAAACCGGCAAGACCGGCTTCTTTGCCCGCCTCAAGCAAGGCCTGAGCAAGACCAGCGCCAGCATTGGCGAAGGCATGGCCAGCCTGTTCCTCGGCAAAAAGACTATCGATGACGAGTTGCTGGAAGACATCGAGACCCGTCTGCTGACCGCCGACGTGGGCGTCGAAGCCACCGCCGTGATCATCCAGAGCCTGACCCAGAAGGTCGCGCGCAAGCAACTGACCGACGCCGACGCGCTCTACAAGTCGCTGCAGGCTGAACTGGCCAACATGCTCAAGCCGGTGGAAGCGCCGCTGGTCATCGATACGCAGAAAAAGCCGTTTGTGATCCTGGTGGTGGGCGTCAACGGCGCCGGCAAGACCACCACCATCGGCAAGCTGGCCAAGAAGCTGCAACTGGAAGGCAAGAAAGTCATGCTCGCCGCCGGTGACACCTTCCGTGCCGCCGCCGTGGAGCAACTGCAGGTCTGGGGCGAGCGCAACAAGATCCCGGTCATCGCCCAGCACACCGGCGCCGATTCGGCCTCGGTGATCTTCGATGCGGTGCAGGCCGCCAAGGCGCGCAACATTGATGTGCTGATCGCTGATACCGCCGGTCGCCTGCACACCAAAGACAACCTGATGGAAGAACTGAAGAAAGTTCGCCGTGTGATCGGCAAGCTCGACGCCGACGCGCCCCACGAGGTGTTGCTGGTGCTGGACGCCGGTACCGGCCAGAACGCCATCAGCCAGGCCAAACAATTCCACCAGACGGTCCAACTGACCGGCCTGGCATTGACTAAGCTCGACGGCACGGCCAAGGGCGGTGTGATTTTCGCCCTGGCCAAGCAGTTCGGGTTGCCGATTCGTTACATCGGCGTCGGTGAAGGCATCGACGACCTGCGCACTTTTGAAGCCGAACCCTTTGTACAGGCACTGTTTGCCGAGCGGGAGCGTTCATGA
- the ftsE gene encoding cell division ATP-binding protein FtsE, producing MIRFEQVGKRYANGHVGLHELSFRVRRGEFLFVTGHSGAGKSTLLRLLLAMERPTTGKLLLAGQDLATISNAQIPFLRRQIGVVFQNHQLLFDRTVFNNIALPLQILGLSKAEIVKRVDSALERVALSDKTDLYPGDLSTGQQQRVGIARAIVHRPALLLADEPTGNLDPRLAAEIMGVFEDINRLGTSVLIASHDLALIARMRHRMLTLQRGRLIGDGEAGV from the coding sequence ATGATTCGTTTCGAACAGGTCGGTAAACGCTACGCCAACGGGCATGTCGGCTTGCATGAGCTGAGTTTCCGGGTGCGTCGCGGCGAATTCTTGTTTGTGACCGGCCATTCGGGTGCCGGTAAAAGTACCTTGTTGCGCCTGCTGCTGGCCATGGAACGCCCAACCACCGGCAAACTGCTGCTGGCGGGCCAGGACCTGGCCACCATCAGCAATGCGCAGATTCCGTTTTTGCGCCGCCAGATCGGTGTGGTGTTCCAGAATCACCAGTTGCTGTTCGACCGCACGGTGTTCAACAACATCGCCTTGCCGTTGCAGATTCTCGGGCTGTCCAAGGCCGAAATCGTCAAGCGCGTGGATTCGGCGCTGGAGCGCGTTGCGCTGTCGGACAAGACCGACCTCTACCCCGGCGACCTGTCCACCGGCCAGCAACAGCGCGTCGGCATCGCCCGCGCCATCGTGCACCGCCCGGCCTTGCTGCTGGCGGACGAACCCACCGGTAACCTCGACCCGCGCCTGGCCGCAGAAATCATGGGCGTGTTCGAAGACATCAACCGCCTGGGCACCAGCGTGCTGATCGCCAGTCACGACCTGGCACTGATCGCCCGCATGCGCCACCGCATGCTCACCCTGCAACGCGGCCGCCTGATCGGTGACGGGGAGGCCGGGGTATGA